A stretch of Anoplopoma fimbria isolate UVic2021 breed Golden Eagle Sablefish chromosome 4, Afim_UVic_2022, whole genome shotgun sequence DNA encodes these proteins:
- the trpt1 gene encoding tRNA 2'-phosphotransferase 1 isoform X2: protein MSYALRHGANQMGLQMGTDGFIFVEELLAHPQFRSFSLEDVERVVATNDKQRFKLSPHPEDGRLQIRASQGHSLQVTDLELKPVLAGSPDCPAEAVHGSYLRNWSSIQQQGLSRMRRTHIHLAPGLPGEEGVISGMRKDCDLAVYVDVSKALADGIEFFWSDNAVLLTAGDAEGKLLPKYFSRALKLRPTRSILPLQ from the exons ATGTCTTATGCTCTTCGCCATGGAGCCAATCAGATGGGTCTTCAAATGGGCACAG ATGGCTTCATTTTTGTGGAGGAACTCTTGGCTCATCCGCAATTTCGCTCATTCTCATTGGAAGATGTCGAAAGAGTCGTGGCCACAAATGACAAGCAGCGCTTTAAGCTTTCCCCCCACCCGGAGGACGGCCGCCTGCAGATCCGAGCCAGTCAGGGCCATTCATTACAG GTTACGGATTTGGAGCTGAAACCGGTCCTGGCTGGTTCTCCAGACTGCCCTGCTGAGGCTGTTCATGGCTCCTACCTTCGCAACTGGAGCTCCATCCAGCAGCAGGGCCTGAGCCGCATGAGGAGGACACACATCCACCTGGCACCGGGACTGCCAGGAGAGGAGGGTGTCATCAGCg GCATGAGGAAAGACTGTGATCTAGCTGTGTATGTTGATGTCTCCAAAGCTCTTGCTG ACGGAATTGAGTTCTTCTGGTCAGATAATGCTGTGTTGCTGACTGCGGGTGACGCAGAAGGAAAACTTCTCCCTAAATACTTCAGTCGAGCCTTAAAACTGAGACCCACAA GGAGCATCCTACCACTGCAGTAG
- the trpt1 gene encoding tRNA 2'-phosphotransferase 1 isoform X1, with protein sequence MDSGRGGRGGRGGRGGRGSRGGEDRDVRLSKSMSYALRHGANQMGLQMGTDGFIFVEELLAHPQFRSFSLEDVERVVATNDKQRFKLSPHPEDGRLQIRASQGHSLQVTDLELKPVLAGSPDCPAEAVHGSYLRNWSSIQQQGLSRMRRTHIHLAPGLPGEEGVISGMRKDCDLAVYVDVSKALADGIEFFWSDNAVLLTAGDAEGKLLPKYFSRALKLRPTRSILPLQ encoded by the exons ATGGAcagtggaagaggaggaagaggagggagaggagggagaggagggagaggaagtcGTGGTGGAGAG GACAGAGATGTCCGCCTGTCTAAATCCATGTCTTATGCTCTTCGCCATGGAGCCAATCAGATGGGTCTTCAAATGGGCACAG ATGGCTTCATTTTTGTGGAGGAACTCTTGGCTCATCCGCAATTTCGCTCATTCTCATTGGAAGATGTCGAAAGAGTCGTGGCCACAAATGACAAGCAGCGCTTTAAGCTTTCCCCCCACCCGGAGGACGGCCGCCTGCAGATCCGAGCCAGTCAGGGCCATTCATTACAG GTTACGGATTTGGAGCTGAAACCGGTCCTGGCTGGTTCTCCAGACTGCCCTGCTGAGGCTGTTCATGGCTCCTACCTTCGCAACTGGAGCTCCATCCAGCAGCAGGGCCTGAGCCGCATGAGGAGGACACACATCCACCTGGCACCGGGACTGCCAGGAGAGGAGGGTGTCATCAGCg GCATGAGGAAAGACTGTGATCTAGCTGTGTATGTTGATGTCTCCAAAGCTCTTGCTG ACGGAATTGAGTTCTTCTGGTCAGATAATGCTGTGTTGCTGACTGCGGGTGACGCAGAAGGAAAACTTCTCCCTAAATACTTCAGTCGAGCCTTAAAACTGAGACCCACAA GGAGCATCCTACCACTGCAGTAG